From a region of the Streptomyces venezuelae genome:
- a CDS encoding M56 family metallopeptidase, which yields MMVPAVLLLLGALTAVLAPRLLARARWPEREPVVALWVWQCVVGAVLLCFGLSMLLSAAAAWQAVRGRLFASAPHGVVDAYALGAAGGPWAAFTALALAGGGLWTGAMLAGEVLRARARRRAQGSELLVRAPLLPGEDPAGARLVVLEGPRPDAWWLPGAAPQLVVTTAALGRLKGSQLDAVMAHEQGHAAARHDWLLHCSRALARGFPQVPVFAAFEAEMHRLVELAADDMASRRFGRLTVALALVGLNEDRGVFGVSSPEHAHVPQRVRRLLSAVPRLSPGRRLWLTALATLVPAIPLAVAFVPGLSALAL from the coding sequence ATGATGGTCCCCGCCGTTCTCCTGTTGCTCGGCGCCCTGACCGCGGTGCTCGCCCCCCGTCTGCTGGCCCGGGCCCGATGGCCCGAGCGTGAGCCGGTCGTCGCCCTGTGGGTGTGGCAGTGCGTGGTCGGCGCCGTGCTCCTGTGCTTCGGACTGTCGATGCTGCTCAGCGCGGCGGCCGCCTGGCAGGCGGTACGGGGCCGGCTGTTCGCCTCCGCCCCGCACGGGGTGGTCGACGCCTACGCGCTGGGAGCGGCCGGCGGGCCCTGGGCGGCCTTCACCGCGCTCGCGCTGGCGGGCGGCGGGCTGTGGACCGGGGCGATGCTGGCCGGCGAGGTGCTGCGGGCGCGGGCCCGGCGGCGTGCGCAGGGCAGCGAACTGCTGGTACGGGCCCCGCTGCTGCCCGGCGAGGACCCGGCGGGCGCGCGGCTCGTCGTACTGGAGGGACCCCGGCCGGACGCCTGGTGGCTGCCGGGGGCGGCCCCGCAGCTGGTGGTCACGACGGCGGCGCTGGGCCGGCTGAAGGGCAGCCAGCTGGACGCCGTCATGGCGCACGAGCAGGGGCACGCGGCGGCCCGGCACGACTGGCTGCTGCACTGTTCGCGGGCGCTGGCCCGGGGCTTCCCGCAGGTTCCGGTCTTCGCGGCCTTCGAGGCGGAGATGCACCGGCTGGTGGAACTGGCCGCCGACGACATGGCCTCCCGGCGGTTCGGACGGCTGACGGTCGCGCTGGCGCTGGTCGGACTGAACGAGGACCGGGGGGTGTTCGGGGTCTCCTCGCCCGAGCACGCGCACGTTCCGCAGCGGGTGCGCAGGCTGCTTTCGGCGGTCCCCCGGCTGTCGCCGGGACGGCGGCTGTGGTTGACGGCGCTGGCCACGCTGGTCCCCGCGATCCCGCTGGCCGTGGCTTTCGTACCGGGTCTGAGCGCCCTCGCCCTCTAG
- a CDS encoding phosphatase PAP2 family protein, whose amino-acid sequence MRNDHFRWTGVGCALLGAALTALVVAQWQPLLAYDERVARDLHAHAVAHPGVTRLMRVLSDWVWDPWTMRALAAAACALLWWRGDRGRALTVALVTVAASVLQQGLKALVGRERPVWPDPVDSAHYAAYPSGHALTATVVCGLLLWLLHRPARGVVPVAWVVTAWVVAVVSVLGVGFTRVYLGVHWPSDVLAGWLLGVALVAVAASVPVRERGCDPVER is encoded by the coding sequence ATGCGGAACGATCACTTTCGGTGGACGGGCGTCGGCTGCGCGCTGCTCGGAGCGGCCCTGACGGCGCTGGTGGTCGCGCAGTGGCAGCCACTGCTCGCCTACGACGAACGGGTCGCCCGCGACCTCCACGCCCACGCCGTCGCCCACCCCGGGGTCACCCGGCTGATGCGGGTGCTCAGCGACTGGGTGTGGGACCCCTGGACCATGCGGGCGCTGGCGGCCGCCGCGTGCGCGCTGCTGTGGTGGCGGGGCGACCGGGGCCGGGCGCTGACGGTGGCCCTGGTGACGGTGGCGGCCTCGGTACTGCAGCAGGGGCTGAAGGCCCTGGTGGGGCGGGAGCGCCCGGTATGGCCGGATCCGGTGGACTCGGCGCACTACGCGGCCTACCCGTCCGGCCACGCCCTGACGGCGACGGTGGTGTGCGGACTGCTCCTGTGGCTGCTCCACCGGCCCGCCCGGGGCGTGGTGCCGGTGGCCTGGGTGGTCACCGCCTGGGTGGTGGCCGTGGTCTCGGTGCTCGGGGTCGGCTTCACCCGGGTGTACCTCGGGGTGCACTGGCCGTCTGACGTGCTGGCGGGCTGGCTCCTGGGAGTGGCCCTGGTGGCTGTCGCGGCCTCCGTGCCCGTCCGGGAACGCGGCTGCGACCCTGTGGAGCGGTGA
- a CDS encoding TetR/AcrR family transcriptional regulator, protein MSPRSASVNEELRRRSRERLLQSAVELVAERGYEATTLGDVAERAGAARGLVSYYFPGKRQLLQSAVHRLMHLTLYAALEREPRSECGRERLARAVDAILGLARDEPLLMRTHMAGILTAEGFVQCPEQQRLAELLRDTVVRYGSADPEADYPLLRALLMGAVVAILLPGAPMPARRLRAELFQRYGLDWELGVPPDGGPPGGTFPSQPSHPAHS, encoded by the coding sequence ATGTCCCCGCGCAGCGCATCGGTCAATGAAGAATTGCGCAGACGTTCCCGGGAGCGGCTGCTGCAGTCCGCGGTCGAACTCGTGGCCGAGCGCGGCTACGAAGCCACGACCCTCGGCGACGTCGCCGAACGGGCGGGCGCGGCGCGCGGCCTGGTCTCGTACTACTTCCCGGGCAAACGGCAGTTGCTGCAGTCCGCGGTGCACCGGCTGATGCACCTCACCCTGTACGCCGCTCTGGAGCGGGAGCCCCGCAGCGAGTGCGGGCGGGAGCGGCTCGCACGTGCCGTCGACGCGATCCTGGGACTCGCCCGGGACGAACCCCTGCTGATGCGCACCCACATGGCGGGCATCCTCACGGCCGAGGGCTTCGTGCAGTGCCCCGAGCAGCAACGACTGGCGGAGCTGCTGCGGGACACCGTCGTCCGCTACGGCTCGGCGGACCCCGAGGCGGACTATCCGCTGCTGCGGGCCCTGTTGATGGGCGCGGTGGTGGCGATCCTGCTGCCCGGCGCCCCGATGCCGGCCCGGCGGCTGCGGGCCGAACTGTTCCAGCGCTACGGGCTGGACTGGGAGCTCGGTGTTCCGCCGGACGGCGGGCCGCCCGGCGGAACCTTCCCCTCACAGCCTTCGCACCCCGCGCACAGCTGA
- a CDS encoding LVIVD repeat-containing protein produces MTSLHTRRVRNRRVGAAVAAAGLLATLLAAGPAAATPDPGDLAPGSAHQHGTGLAEGRGLAPGDIPGQDEIVHSANIEHLANIPSSDPTGINTDLAFQGRYAYAGSYSGFTIYDIANPKAPKTVTQVLCPGGQNDVSVHGDLLFLSTDSSRSDDSCNSVSQPATEKSSWEGIKIFDIKDKKNPRYIKSVETACGSHTHTLVPGDRDLYLYVASYSPNEAFPDCKPPHDGISVVKVPKKAPTKAAVVAFPVLFPDGGNPGAPTNPGVSKTTGCHDITVLPSKDLAAGACMGDGILFDISRPERPRVIDRVQDNVNFAFWHSATFNERANKVVFTDELGGGTGATCNEATGPDRGADGIYDITGRGDQRKLTFRGYFKIPRHQADTENCVAHNGSLVPVGGGRDIMVQAWYQGGVSVWEFTDSARPREIAYFERGPLTTDQLGLGGSWSAYYYNGHIYSNDIAKGLDVLRLDDRRTKSAERVRMERLNVQTQPEYH; encoded by the coding sequence GTGACCTCGCTCCACACCAGGCGGGTACGGAACAGGAGGGTGGGGGCGGCCGTCGCGGCGGCCGGGCTCCTCGCCACGCTCCTGGCGGCCGGACCGGCCGCCGCCACCCCCGACCCGGGCGACTTAGCACCCGGCAGCGCGCATCAGCACGGCACGGGCCTCGCCGAGGGCCGGGGACTCGCCCCGGGCGACATCCCCGGCCAGGACGAGATCGTGCACAGCGCCAACATCGAACACCTGGCCAACATCCCCAGCAGCGACCCCACGGGAATCAACACCGACCTGGCCTTCCAGGGCAGGTACGCCTACGCGGGCAGCTACAGCGGCTTCACCATCTACGACATCGCGAACCCGAAGGCGCCGAAGACGGTCACCCAGGTGCTCTGCCCCGGCGGTCAGAACGACGTCTCCGTCCACGGTGACCTGCTCTTCCTCTCCACCGACTCCTCGCGCAGCGACGACTCCTGCAACAGCGTCTCGCAGCCCGCCACGGAGAAGTCCTCGTGGGAGGGCATCAAGATCTTCGACATCAAGGACAAGAAGAACCCCAGGTACATCAAGTCCGTGGAGACCGCCTGCGGTTCACACACCCACACCCTGGTGCCCGGTGACCGCGACCTCTACCTCTACGTCGCCTCGTACTCCCCGAACGAGGCCTTCCCCGACTGCAAGCCGCCGCACGACGGCATCTCGGTCGTGAAGGTCCCGAAGAAGGCGCCGACGAAGGCCGCGGTCGTCGCCTTCCCGGTCCTCTTCCCCGACGGCGGAAACCCGGGCGCGCCCACCAACCCGGGCGTCTCCAAGACCACGGGCTGCCACGACATCACCGTGCTGCCGTCCAAGGACCTGGCCGCCGGGGCCTGCATGGGTGACGGCATCCTCTTCGACATCAGCAGGCCCGAACGGCCGCGGGTCATCGACCGGGTCCAGGACAACGTGAACTTCGCGTTCTGGCACTCGGCCACCTTCAACGAGCGTGCGAACAAGGTGGTGTTCACCGACGAGCTCGGCGGCGGCACCGGCGCCACCTGCAACGAGGCGACCGGTCCCGACCGCGGCGCCGACGGGATCTACGACATCACCGGCCGCGGGGACCAGCGCAAACTCACCTTCCGCGGATACTTCAAGATCCCGCGCCACCAGGCCGACACCGAGAACTGCGTGGCCCACAACGGCTCACTGGTCCCGGTCGGCGGCGGCCGCGACATCATGGTGCAGGCCTGGTACCAGGGCGGCGTCTCCGTATGGGAGTTCACCGACTCCGCCCGGCCCCGGGAGATCGCCTACTTCGAACGCGGACCGCTGACGACGGACCAGCTCGGACTCGGCGGGTCCTGGTCGGCGTACTACTACAACGGGCACATCTACTCGAACGACATCGCCAAGGGCCTCGACGTGCTGCGGCTCGACGACCGGCGCACCAAGAGCGCCGAGCGGGTGCGGATGGAGCGGCTCAACGTGCAGACCCAGCCCGAGTACCACTGA
- a CDS encoding DUF305 domain-containing protein, with product MDMAKDLRGRPRALPAPPVRFAAVVAMAAGLLLTLSGCQGDRAQDRADDGRATVVAPGRPGEKARHLTPEEAARAKPDDSPNAADQAYVSRMIEHHRQALTMSALAPERAAADPVKRLAERITAAQKPEVGAMEKWLALHPAAGAGGHAAGHDHGAMPGMATDEQLRELTGAHGTDFDRLFLALMTAHHEGAVKMAGEVLAGGNNVAVEEMATEVVATQSAEIHRMRTMG from the coding sequence ATGGACATGGCAAAAGACCTCAGGGGCCGCCCCCGGGCCTTACCGGCGCCGCCCGTCCGGTTCGCCGCGGTGGTGGCGATGGCCGCCGGCCTGCTGCTGACGCTCTCCGGCTGCCAGGGGGACCGGGCACAGGACCGGGCCGACGACGGGCGGGCCACGGTCGTCGCGCCGGGCAGACCGGGCGAGAAGGCCCGCCACCTCACCCCCGAAGAGGCGGCCCGGGCGAAGCCGGACGACAGCCCGAACGCCGCCGACCAGGCGTACGTGTCGCGCATGATCGAACACCACCGGCAGGCGCTGACGATGAGCGCACTGGCGCCGGAGCGGGCGGCCGCCGACCCGGTCAAACGGCTGGCGGAGCGGATCACGGCGGCCCAGAAGCCGGAAGTGGGCGCGATGGAGAAGTGGTTGGCCCTGCACCCCGCGGCGGGTGCCGGAGGGCACGCGGCGGGCCACGACCACGGCGCGATGCCGGGCATGGCCACCGACGAGCAGCTGCGGGAACTGACCGGGGCCCACGGGACCGACTTCGACCGGCTCTTCCTCGCCCTGATGACCGCCCACCACGAGGGAGCCGTGAAGATGGCCGGCGAGGTCCTGGCGGGCGGGAACAACGTCGCGGTGGAGGAGATGGCCACCGAGGTGGTGGCCACGCAGAGCGCCGAGATCCACCGGATGCGCACGATGGGCTGA
- a CDS encoding FAD-dependent oxidoreductase — MLRVAVVGSGPSGVYAAQTLVQQREVPGVRVDVLDRLPAPYGLVRYGVAPDHEKIKSLQGSLRTVLEDERIRFLGNVEVGGNALPTERLLELYHAVVYCVGAARDRMLGIPGEELTGVHSATAFVSWYSGHPDAAAQTFGLPGVDTAVVVGAGNVAVDVTRILARGTAELTPTDMPQPALGALAESRVRTVSMVARRGPSQGRFTTKELRELGTLPEVDVRADPAELALDPVYGDPAAAAALPAVARRNLEVLRGWAQADPAGRPRRVALRFYLRPVEVLGGPDGRVTGMRFERTAPDGRGGVTGTGVYEDVEAQLVLRSVGYRGVPLAGLPFDPAKGTVPHAAGRVVRAGRASLGEYVAGWIKRGPTGVIGTNRPCAKETVSSLLQDAGALVRRDLPDDPLNALRAAGLRPVRWPGWLAIEAAEAALGRSLGRRSVKIPDWAGLLAAADPDRS, encoded by the coding sequence GTGCTTCGAGTCGCCGTTGTCGGATCGGGCCCCAGCGGGGTCTACGCGGCCCAGACGCTGGTGCAGCAGCGCGAGGTGCCCGGGGTACGGGTGGACGTGCTGGACCGGCTCCCCGCCCCCTACGGGCTCGTCCGGTACGGGGTCGCCCCGGACCACGAGAAGATCAAGTCGCTCCAGGGCAGCCTGCGCACCGTGCTGGAGGACGAGCGGATCCGCTTCCTCGGCAACGTCGAGGTCGGCGGGAACGCACTGCCCACGGAACGGCTGCTGGAGCTGTACCACGCGGTCGTGTACTGCGTGGGCGCGGCCCGCGACCGGATGCTGGGGATCCCCGGGGAGGAACTGACCGGGGTGCACTCCGCCACGGCCTTCGTGTCCTGGTACAGCGGGCACCCGGACGCCGCCGCACAGACCTTCGGCCTGCCCGGCGTGGACACGGCGGTGGTGGTCGGCGCGGGCAACGTCGCCGTGGACGTGACGCGGATCCTCGCCCGGGGCACGGCCGAACTGACGCCGACGGACATGCCGCAGCCGGCGCTCGGCGCGCTCGCGGAGAGCAGGGTGCGCACGGTGTCGATGGTCGCCCGGCGCGGTCCCTCGCAGGGCCGGTTCACCACCAAGGAGCTCCGCGAACTGGGCACGCTGCCGGAGGTGGACGTCCGGGCCGATCCGGCCGAACTGGCCCTCGACCCCGTGTACGGCGACCCGGCTGCGGCCGCCGCCCTGCCCGCGGTGGCCCGGCGGAACCTGGAGGTGCTGCGCGGCTGGGCGCAGGCGGATCCGGCCGGGCGGCCGCGCCGCGTCGCACTGCGGTTCTACCTGCGGCCGGTGGAGGTCCTGGGCGGGCCGGACGGCCGCGTCACCGGGATGCGCTTCGAGCGCACCGCCCCGGACGGCCGGGGCGGGGTGACCGGAACGGGTGTGTACGAGGACGTCGAGGCGCAGCTGGTGCTGCGCTCGGTGGGGTACAGGGGCGTTCCGCTCGCCGGGCTGCCCTTCGACCCCGCGAAGGGCACGGTCCCGCACGCGGCGGGCCGGGTGGTGCGCGCGGGCCGGGCCTCGCTCGGCGAGTACGTGGCGGGCTGGATCAAGCGCGGCCCGACCGGGGTGATCGGCACGAACCGGCCCTGCGCCAAGGAGACCGTGTCCTCGCTGCTCCAGGACGCGGGGGCACTGGTCCGGCGCGACCTCCCGGACGACCCGCTGAACGCCCTGCGGGCGGCGGGTCTGCGCCCGGTCCGGTGGCCGGGCTGGCTGGCCATCGAGGCGGCCGAGGCCGCTCTCGGCCGCTCCCTGGGCCGACGCTCCGTCAAGATCCCCGATTGGGCCGGCCTGCTGGCCGCGGCTGACCCGGACCGGTCGTAG
- a CDS encoding prealbumin-like fold domain-containing protein, producing the protein MAPNGFRRSRDGWRARVLGTATVALLLSTPSYAAAAGADPAVRNRPGIASPAAGGAARCPDHCEGPGLPLGDVTVVKEDAMTGNPLGGAVFQLWEETNGIPGLQTTGSDPDTSIGDTCTTAADGTCTRTLPTGVYYWQESQAPPGYDLPVNPVFGALVLTPENIAEGVTVTAENTATPVTVGGVAPPARTDRVGEVGRASCRSTVSAR; encoded by the coding sequence ATGGCACCGAACGGATTCCGCCGATCACGGGACGGATGGCGGGCCCGGGTCCTCGGAACGGCGACGGTGGCGCTGCTGCTGTCGACCCCCTCGTACGCGGCGGCGGCCGGGGCGGACCCGGCCGTGCGGAACCGGCCGGGCATCGCGAGCCCGGCCGCCGGGGGTGCCGCCCGGTGCCCGGACCACTGCGAGGGCCCCGGTCTGCCGCTCGGTGACGTCACGGTGGTCAAGGAGGACGCGATGACCGGCAACCCCCTGGGAGGCGCCGTCTTCCAGCTCTGGGAGGAGACCAACGGCATCCCGGGACTCCAGACCACCGGCAGCGACCCGGACACCTCCATCGGCGACACCTGTACCACCGCGGCGGACGGAACGTGCACCCGCACCCTGCCGACCGGCGTCTACTACTGGCAGGAGAGCCAGGCCCCGCCCGGCTACGACCTGCCCGTCAACCCGGTGTTCGGTGCCCTGGTGCTGACGCCGGAGAACATCGCCGAAGGCGTGACGGTGACCGCCGAAAACACGGCCACGCCGGTGACCGTCGGCGGGGTCGCACCGCCCGCCCGCACGGACCGGGTCGGGGAGGTGGGCAGGGCTTCGTGCCGCTCGACCGTGTCGGCCCGCTGA
- a CDS encoding ArsR/SmtB family transcription factor has protein sequence MTERDASRALAHPEAGEIRLEGVLHALSDPVRLSIVLDLAASAEDLACSSFDLPVTKSTTTHHFRVLRESGVVHQAYRGTTKLNALRREELEALFPGLLDSVLAAAAAEAARLTA, from the coding sequence ATGACGGAACGGGACGCCTCCCGCGCCCTCGCCCACCCCGAGGCGGGCGAGATCCGCCTGGAGGGCGTGCTGCACGCGCTCTCCGACCCGGTCCGGCTGTCCATCGTCCTGGACCTGGCCGCCTCGGCCGAGGACCTGGCCTGCTCGTCCTTCGACCTGCCGGTCACCAAGTCCACGACCACCCACCACTTCCGCGTCCTGCGCGAGAGCGGCGTCGTGCACCAGGCCTACCGCGGCACCACCAAGCTCAACGCCCTGCGCCGGGAGGAGCTGGAAGCGCTCTTCCCCGGGCTCCTCGACAGCGTCCTGGCGGCGGCTGCGGCCGAGGCGGCCCGGCTCACCGCCTAG
- a CDS encoding NADH:flavin oxidoreductase/NADH oxidase: protein MSAAPAAFAALFAPYTLRSVTIPNRVWMAPMCQYSAEAFGPNAGVAGDWHFAHYAARATGGTGLIVQEATAVSPEGRISPYDLGIWNDTQVEALRRITAFVKAQGAVPGIQIAHAGRKASTDRTWKGGRPVGPEAHGWQPLAPSALPFSEDHPVPHELTVEEIRGITGQFAAAAERSLAAGYEVVEIHGAHGYLIGEFLSPFSNRRTDEYGGSFENRTRFALEVVDAVRAVWPEELPLFFRISATDWLEQEGWTAEETVRLADLLLAHGVDLLDVSTGGLAPHARIPVGPGFQVPFAAQVKAGTALPVAAVGLITEPEQAEKILANGEADAVLLGRELLRDPYWARRAAKELGGEVRTPEQYHRSW from the coding sequence ATGAGTGCTGCACCCGCCGCCTTCGCCGCCCTGTTCGCGCCCTACACGCTCCGCTCCGTCACCATCCCGAACCGGGTGTGGATGGCCCCGATGTGCCAGTACAGCGCCGAGGCCTTCGGCCCGAACGCGGGCGTGGCCGGCGACTGGCACTTCGCGCACTACGCCGCCCGCGCCACCGGCGGCACCGGGCTGATCGTCCAGGAGGCCACCGCCGTCTCCCCGGAAGGCCGGATCTCCCCCTACGACCTCGGCATCTGGAACGACACCCAGGTGGAGGCGCTGCGCCGGATCACCGCCTTCGTCAAGGCCCAGGGCGCCGTCCCCGGCATCCAGATCGCGCACGCCGGCCGCAAGGCCTCCACCGACCGCACCTGGAAGGGCGGGCGGCCGGTCGGGCCCGAGGCACACGGCTGGCAGCCGCTCGCGCCGAGCGCGCTGCCGTTCTCCGAGGACCACCCGGTGCCGCACGAGCTGACGGTCGAGGAGATCCGGGGGATCACCGGCCAGTTCGCGGCCGCCGCGGAGCGCTCGCTGGCCGCGGGCTACGAGGTCGTGGAGATCCACGGCGCCCACGGCTACCTCATCGGCGAGTTCCTCTCCCCGTTCAGCAACCGGCGCACCGACGAGTACGGCGGCTCCTTCGAGAACCGCACCCGCTTCGCCCTCGAAGTCGTGGACGCCGTACGGGCGGTGTGGCCCGAGGAGCTCCCGCTGTTCTTCCGGATCTCCGCCACCGACTGGCTGGAGCAGGAGGGCTGGACCGCCGAGGAGACCGTCCGGCTGGCGGACCTCCTGCTGGCGCACGGGGTGGACCTGCTCGACGTCTCCACCGGCGGCCTCGCGCCGCACGCGCGGATCCCCGTCGGCCCGGGCTTCCAGGTCCCGTTCGCGGCGCAGGTCAAGGCCGGGACCGCCCTCCCGGTGGCCGCCGTCGGCCTGATCACCGAACCGGAGCAGGCCGAGAAGATCCTGGCCAACGGGGAGGCCGACGCCGTTCTGCTGGGCCGGGAACTGCTCCGCGACCCGTACTGGGCCCGCCGCGCCGCCAAGGAACTGGGCGGGGAGGTCCGTACGCCCGAGCAGTACCACCGTTCCTGGTGA
- a CDS encoding wax ester/triacylglycerol synthase family O-acyltransferase translates to MATEHLSPLDLAFWRIESADHPMHLGALAVFRAAGPGAAERAARLLTARCAAVPRLRRRIRDVLLPVGAAAWSPDPGFDPARHVFLVRTDERVPHAAAGPLMARPLDRALPPWEAHVLAGPDPDSFAVLFKFHHALADGLGALALAATLFDEATAPRPPARPVPEQRGGSVLRRLPGVLAARVQDVGQALEIGAAVARAGLPLGVPSALTADSAGSGARAVAGLALDLDEVNLVRKGAGGTVNDVLIALVAGALRRWLAERGDPEPWGAGPRALIPVSRRRGPGGSGGAGNRLSGYLLRLPLAESDPLRRLDSVRAAMDRNKDAGPARGAGAVALLADHVHPLGHRLGGPLVAQAARLLFDILVTSVPLPGFTFTLGGSPVREVYPLAPLARGQSLAVAVSTYKGTVHYGLVADAAAVPDLAALAAALRTELDELVREVS, encoded by the coding sequence GTGGCCACCGAGCACCTGTCCCCGCTCGACCTCGCCTTCTGGCGGATCGAATCCGCCGACCACCCCATGCACCTGGGTGCCCTCGCGGTCTTCCGGGCCGCCGGACCCGGTGCCGCGGAGCGGGCCGCACGCCTGCTCACCGCCCGCTGCGCGGCCGTGCCGCGCCTGCGCCGCCGGATCCGCGACGTGCTGCTGCCGGTCGGCGCGGCCGCCTGGTCGCCGGACCCCGGCTTCGATCCCGCCCGGCACGTGTTCCTCGTCCGCACTGACGAGAGGGTCCCGCACGCCGCGGCCGGACCGCTGATGGCCCGGCCGCTGGACCGGGCCCTGCCGCCGTGGGAGGCGCACGTGCTGGCCGGACCCGATCCGGACTCCTTCGCGGTGCTCTTCAAGTTCCACCACGCCCTCGCCGACGGCCTGGGCGCGCTCGCCCTCGCGGCCACCCTGTTCGACGAGGCGACGGCCCCGCGGCCGCCCGCGCGCCCGGTCCCCGAGCAGCGGGGCGGCTCGGTCCTGCGCCGGCTCCCCGGGGTGCTGGCGGCCCGGGTCCAGGACGTCGGCCAGGCCCTGGAGATCGGCGCCGCCGTGGCGCGCGCCGGACTGCCGCTCGGAGTGCCGTCCGCCCTCACCGCGGACTCGGCGGGCTCCGGCGCCCGCGCGGTCGCCGGCCTCGCCCTCGACCTGGACGAGGTGAACCTCGTCCGCAAGGGAGCCGGCGGCACCGTCAACGACGTGCTGATCGCCCTGGTCGCGGGGGCGCTGCGACGCTGGCTCGCGGAGCGGGGCGACCCCGAACCGTGGGGCGCCGGTCCGCGCGCGCTGATCCCGGTGTCCCGCCGCCGCGGTCCCGGTGGCTCGGGAGGTGCGGGGAACCGGCTCTCCGGCTATCTGCTCCGGCTGCCGCTCGCCGAATCCGATCCGCTGCGCCGGCTGGACAGCGTGCGCGCCGCGATGGACCGCAACAAGGACGCCGGACCCGCCCGCGGCGCGGGGGCCGTGGCCCTGCTCGCCGATCACGTCCACCCCCTCGGCCACCGGCTCGGCGGCCCGCTCGTGGCCCAGGCCGCCCGGCTGCTGTTCGACATCCTGGTCACCAGCGTGCCGCTGCCGGGCTTCACCTTCACCCTCGGCGGCAGCCCGGTCCGCGAGGTGTACCCGCTCGCGCCGCTGGCCCGGGGGCAGTCACTGGCCGTCGCGGTCTCCACGTACAAGGGGACGGTCCACTACGGACTGGTCGCCGACGCGGCGGCCGTGCCGGATCTGGCGGCCCTCGCCGCGGCGCTGCGCACGGAACTCGACGAGCTTGTACGAGAGGTCTCGTAG
- a CDS encoding WD40/YVTN/BNR-like repeat-containing protein yields MADAVLLVGTRKGLFIGRRRGDGPWEFDGPHFNAQAVYAVAVDRRGPAPRLLVGGDSAHWGPSVFSSDDLGATWREPSAPAVKFPKDTGASLERVWQLQPAGPEAPGVVYAGTEPAALFRSTDRGDSFELVRPLWEHPSRGKWVPGGGGEGLHTVITDPRDPDAVTVAVSTAGVFRTRDGGASWAPSNHGVSAVFLPDPDPEFGQCVHKIAQDAGDTDRLYLQNHWGVYRSDDAGGRWTDIGGGLPSDFGFAVAAHPHRPDTAYVFPLNADSDRVPAEHRCRVFRTRDAGATWEPLERGLPAGDHYGTVLRDALCTDDADPAGIYFGNRNGELYASHDDGESWELLAGHLPDVLCVRAATLGQ; encoded by the coding sequence ATGGCCGACGCAGTGCTGCTCGTGGGAACCCGCAAGGGACTCTTCATCGGCCGTCGCCGGGGCGATGGGCCCTGGGAGTTCGACGGGCCCCATTTCAACGCCCAGGCGGTCTACGCGGTCGCCGTCGACCGGCGGGGTCCGGCGCCCCGGCTGCTGGTCGGCGGGGACAGCGCGCACTGGGGGCCGTCCGTCTTCAGCTCCGACGACCTCGGAGCGACCTGGCGGGAGCCCTCCGCGCCCGCGGTGAAGTTCCCGAAGGACACCGGCGCCTCCCTGGAGCGGGTCTGGCAGCTGCAGCCGGCCGGCCCCGAGGCCCCGGGCGTGGTGTATGCGGGCACGGAACCGGCCGCGCTGTTCCGCTCGACCGACCGGGGCGACTCCTTCGAGCTGGTCCGCCCGCTCTGGGAACACCCGAGCCGCGGCAAGTGGGTACCGGGCGGCGGCGGCGAGGGCCTGCACACGGTGATCACCGACCCGCGGGATCCGGACGCCGTGACCGTGGCCGTGTCCACCGCCGGGGTGTTCCGGACCCGGGACGGCGGGGCCAGCTGGGCGCCGTCCAACCACGGGGTCTCGGCGGTGTTCCTGCCGGACCCGGACCCGGAGTTCGGCCAGTGCGTGCACAAGATCGCCCAGGACGCAGGGGACACGGACCGGCTGTACCTGCAGAACCACTGGGGCGTCTACCGCAGCGACGACGCGGGCGGCCGGTGGACCGACATCGGCGGCGGACTGCCCTCCGACTTCGGCTTCGCCGTCGCGGCCCATCCCCACCGGCCGGACACCGCCTACGTCTTCCCGCTCAACGCCGACTCCGACCGGGTCCCGGCCGAGCACCGGTGCCGGGTCTTCCGCACCCGGGACGCGGGCGCCACGTGGGAGCCGCTGGAGCGCGGACTCCCGGCCGGGGACCACTACGGCACGGTGCTCCGGGACGCCCTGTGCACGGACGACGCGGACCCGGCGGGCATCTACTTCGGCAACCGCAACGGGGAGCTGTACGCCAGCCACGACGACGGCGAGAGCTGGGAACTCCTCGCCGGGCACCTTCCCGACGTCCTGTGTGTCCGGGCGGCCACGTTGGGCCAGTAG